The Pirellulales bacterium DNA window TTGGTCGGAGCGCGGGTCATAGTTGTAATGAAAGCCGACCGCCTCAGTGAGTTGCTTGATCGAAGTTTGGTCGCCGGTGAGAAAATGCCAGCCGCCGGCGGCGCCGGGGCGGCCGTATTTTTCGACGTACACCACTTTCTTCGCCGACGCCAGCTCAGGCGTCTCACGCGGGTCGAAGCTAATCGTCAGAACGTTGAAGTTGCGTCCAATATCGAGCGATGCGATCCCCTCCAATCCGTGTTCCAGCCCATTGAGCACTTCGGTGCAAAGCCGCGGGCAGCGATAATAGGCCAACACGAGAATGACCGGTTTGGCGCCGAAATAGCGGCTGAGCCGGACGGCATGGCCCGCTTCGTCGCGAAACTGCAAGTCGAGCGGCGTTTGCTGGCCGAGATGCTGCTCGATGTTCACGCCGTGCAATAGTGGTGGCAAAGCGTCGCCGGCCATCGCGGAGGAGACGAGCAGACAGAGAAGCCAAGTTGCAAAACAGATGGGTAGTCGCATTGGATCCTCGTTACTCGCCTTTCCGTAGCTGAATTCGCCAGAATCAGTTCAACCTACCGCGTCACGTTCGGAATTCCGGCGAACTCCGCTGCGTCCAACTTGTCACTCGCCATTTGCCACTCGCCCCGAGCTGGATGGTCCAGGGGGATGCGTTCGCTGGAATTCCAGCCGCTCGTTTGCCGGTTGCTTTCCGGTCGGCGGCGCGGGCGATTCACTCACCAACAGCTTCATCGCTTCCTCAATCGGAATTCGCGCGATTTGCCGCTTCTGATCG harbors:
- a CDS encoding SCO family protein — translated: MRLPICFATWLLCLLVSSAMAGDALPPLLHGVNIEQHLGQQTPLDLQFRDEAGHAVRLSRYFGAKPVILVLAYYRCPRLCTEVLNGLEHGLEGIASLDIGRNFNVLTISFDPRETPELASAKKVVYVEKYGRPGAAGGWHFLTGDQTSIKQLTEAVGFHYNYDPRSDQFAHASGIMVLTPDGKLARYFYGIQYSPRDLRLGLVEASSGKIGSPVDQLLLFCFHYDPTTGQYTPAIMNFVRLAGAATLAALGAFLLKMWRSERRKSRSAPIPAG